The [Eubacterium] eligens ATCC 27750 genome segment ACAGCCTTACAAGCCTGCTTTCCAAAAAAACTGATACTTCAACATCTTCACTTACTAAGAAATTACAGAAAGACGCTTACAAGAATATTAAAGATGATGCTGATTCTGTTACAGAGAATGCAGCTAAATTCACAGATGAGAAATCTACTCTTTTTGCTGATGCAGAAAGGACCGGTGATTATTCTGCAATATATGCGGATATCAAATCTGTAGTTGATTCTTATAATAAGCTCTACAACACCCTTGGTAAAACATCAAGTTCTATCAATACTATGTGTTCTAACCTTTTAAAGGAAGCAGTTAAAGAGAACTCTGAAACATTATCTGCAGTAGGAATTGCGCTTAAAGACGATGGTTCTCTTTCAATTGATGAAAATAAACTTAAAGCAGCTGATACAGATACTTTAAAGAAAGCATTTGGAACATCATCAGAATTTGCAAAGAGGCTTGGAATTATTGGCTCTAATGTATCATCACTTGCAAAGGCTAACATTAATTATGTTACTAACTCATATACATCATCAGGTGCCGCCTCTAACTCATCAGATGATTTATATTCACTTATGACAAGTAAGTTTAATTCTCGCGGTTAGAATTTCTGATAACGGATATGCATATATGATGTCCGATTTATTCAATATTGTATATTTTAAAAACCTCTCCATACCAGCATTTATAATGTCGGTATGGGGAGGTTTTAATATATAATAGTTATATATTTATTTTTTGTTAATTCTACCTGATATCTAACTCTGGTGGAACATCCAGCTCGTGTGGAACTGGCGCACCGTTCTTCTTTCTCTGTCGTACACACTCGGTCAGCAGGTACTCTATCTGTCCATTAACAGACCTGAAATCGTCCTCTGCCCACGCTGCAATGGCATCATAGAGTTTAGCTGATAACCGGAGAGGAACCTGTTTCTTACCTGAATCTGCCATTAGTAAAGACTTCCTGAATTAACTACTGGCTGGGCATCTTTGTTTCCACAAAGGACGACTAAAAGGTTGGATACCATAGCTGCTTTTCTCTCTTCATCAAGCTCTATAACCTGTTTTTCTGATAATCTCTCAAGCGCCATCTCTACCATTCCTACAGCACCATCAACTATCATCTTTCTTGCATCTACTATTGCTGATGCCTGCTGTCTCTGAAGCATTACTGCTGCTATCTCAGGTGCATACGCAAGATATGTAATTCGTGCTTCTATTATCTCAAGTCCGGCATCTGCTACTTTGCCCTGGATTTCTTTTCTTATTCTTTCTGCTACAACTTCACTTGAACCACGAAGGCTTCCCTCATCTGCAATTCCATCTCCCGTTGTATCTACATTTTCTGCAACATCATATGGATACATGCGGACAATATTACGGAGTGCGCTGTCACACTGTAATGAAAGATATTCCTTATAATTATCTACATTAAACACTGCCTTAGCTGTATCTGTCACTTTCCACATAACCGCAATACCAATCTCAACAGGATTACCAAGGCAATCATTAATCTTCTGTCTACTGTTGCTCAGTGTCATTATCTTAAGTGAAATCTTCTTATTAGCTGACTGTGAATTATTTCCTGCTGCAATTGCCATTCCTGCAACACCTGCCATGCTAGCCAGATCAAGCTTATTTCCATCTCCTGTCACATCACCGCTCTGATTAAGCTTAGTTGACGCTGCCGGGTTAACAGCCACACAAAAAGGATTCACAAAGTAAAATCCCGCTTCTTTAATAGTTCCAACATACTTGCCAAAAAGTGTAAGCACAAGTGCTTCCTGTGGCTTTAATACCTTAAGACCGATAAAGAATATCCAGCCTATTGCTGCGTATACACCGCCTGCAACGATAAGTACTATCCATCCTGCTTTAGTCTCTGCCTGTTCAACCATAACCGAACCGACAATAATTGCTGCTATAGCTGCTGCGTAAAATAATATAAACAGTGTAACCATTGCAAGACCATTCTTGCTTTTCTTCAAAACCTTTTCTTCCATATAAAAATACCTCCTAGACACTCTGATTATTCATCTTGTTATCGATTATTCTTTTAAAGGTGTCTTTGTTGATATTTGTATGATATCATTTTGATATCATCTTGTCAAGATATTAACATTTAGAAAGGAGGTGATAGGTGTGACTTGTTGTTATTCTTTCTGATAAAAAGACAAAAAAATAACTGCCCCAGCCTGGACAGTTTGGGCAGTTATTTTTTAACTCTCTAATCTACAAAGGCTATCCGTCTATCGGTAAGTTCCTTTGTATTATCATAATACTCTATTCATATATTTATGTCAAACATTTGTCTTAACATAAAAATAAAAGCCTTACAACCTAGGATTCCCTAAATCATAAGACCTTCCAGTGCACCGCCAGGGGTTCGAACCCTGGACACCCTGATTAAGAGTCAGGTGCTCTACCAACTGAGCTAGCGGTGCGTAACTTATTTTGTTCTGTGCTTTTGTGTTGTCTCAAGCACAAGTGATATTCTATAGCATGGTTTAATAAAATGCAAGCACTTTTTTGTATTTATTTAAGAACAATTTATCTTTTTTTATAATTTTCTTGTTTTTTCATCATTTTACCATGTTTTTTATATTGATATGTGCCTTTATACCCCTTATAATTCTATTATATTCCCAATTTCAAGAGAAAATATTTATATTTAATATACATTTATTAAGAAAAGAGAGTTGATATGAAGTTAAAAAAATTCGAACAACAGCCAAAACACGTTGACAATATTCCAATTGAGGCTATTAATCTTGATTCTGAACATGAACAGCCGCCAAAACCTGACAAAGCTGTTGGCAAGAATGTATTCCAGCCTAACAGCAAATACTTTACAATTGTTATATATGGTCTGCTTTTTGTGCTAGGTGCAATTCTTATATATAAGTTCATTGGTAACTGGCCTGCAACCGTCAAGTCATTGGGCAATATATTCCATATACTGTCACCATTTCTTATTGGTGCCATGATTGCGCTTGTTCTTTATCCGTTTATCAAGACCCTTTATAACAGGTTCTTCATGGGGGTATGCCATATCAAGTCCAGGAAAGCCGCCAAAATGCTTTCAATTCTTGTTGCTTACCTGATAGCAGTTGGCGCATTTGCAATATTAATAGGCTTTGTTGTGCCTCAGATATACAAAAGTATTACAGAGATTGCCAATCAGGCTCCTGTATGGTACGAGAATATCCGCAACTGGTTTACTGAGTTTGAAGATAAGCACGCCAATTCTTCTATTGATTACAATTTCATTAATCAGAAGATTGAAGATGCTCTTCCTAAACTTGTTGACTACATGACTGATGCACTTACCAATATGGTTCCTTACATTCTTAATACATCCATGGCCATTCTTTCGGGTGTGTTAAACCTTGTTATTGCAATTATCGTGTCCATCTACATGATTTCTGATAATAAGAATATCTTTTATCATTTTAAGAGATTTTTATATGCCGTGCTTCCTAAGAAAACAGCAGACAATACACGCATCATCTGTAAGAATTGTGCAAGCATTTTTATTAATTATATTATCGGCAAATCATTTGACTCAATTATTGTCATGATTATCTGCTTTATTATCATGCTGATTCTCAAGCTGCCTTATGCAGTGCTTATAAGTGTGATTGTCGGAATAACTAACATGATTCCGTATTTCGGACCATATATCGGTGGCGTGATTGGCGGTGTGATTATTGTTATCGCAAGCCCTATCAAACTTATCATATTTGTAATCATGATTGTCTGCATCCAGCAGGTTGACGGTCTGCTTATCGGTCCTCGTATCATCGGCAGCACTACAGGTCTTAAGCCTGTATGGGTTGTGTTCTCAATAACCGTAGGTGGTGCGTTGTTTGGCGTAATCGGAATGTTCCTCGGAGTTCCTGTATTTGCCGTATTAAGCTACCTGTTAAACATCACAGTGCAGCATTTTCTGGACAAAAGAAAAGTCACCGTGCAGCCTTATGACTCGCCCGATGACCTCTAGATTATTTCTTGGTATTAAGGATTCTCACGACATCGTCGAGGGAATTCTTAAACCTTACCACTCTGTAATTCGCACCTTTATGCACATACATCACTTCTGATACTTTCCTTGCAAATGCTTTATTCTTCACAACATTTCTCCCAAAGCCTTTATATAGTATATGCATTTATTATTAATGATTTCTTACCGCAACAAGTTTACATATAGGATTGCCCATCTGTGAAAATCTTGTCTCATACTCTGTCATTACATTACCCTCGTTAAGTACAGAGTCATTATGTAAGTCAAATGTTACAACAGGAAGCTCCCAGCCTGCCTCTTTAATCTCTTCTAATGAAAAATCAAATAAATCTTTATTATCTGTTTTGAATTCCACCTGTCCGTCCGGCTTTAATATAACATCATATCTCGCCATGAACTGTCTTGAGGTAAGTCTTCTCTTCGCATGTCTGTCTTTTGGCCATGGATCTGAAAAATTAAGGTATATCCTGTCTACCTCTCCCTCTCCAAACACCTCACATATAGCCTCTGCATCCATTCTGATGAATCTTAAATTAGGAAGCTGAAGTTCGTCCTGTTTCTCTACAGCTCTTAAAAGCACGCTTGAATACTTTTCAATACCCACATAATTAATATCAGGATTATTCGCTGCCAGTGTTGTTATAAATGTGCCTTTACCCATACCAATCTCAATACGGATTGGATTATCGTTACCGAAAACCTGTGACCATGTGCCTTTCATCCCCTCTGGCTCTGTAAACACATATTCATTCTCTATCATTACTTCCCTTGCTCCGGGTACATTTCTAAGTCTCATACGTTACTCCTATCTTTTATTTACTCAATCTCCCTGAAAGCATATGCCGCACACAGACATAGCCGAAATCTGAGTTTTCTATATATTATTTACCATAAATATCACTTTTTGCCAAGCAGGGTTTACTTATGGACAATCCTAAGCTAAAATATAATGGTATATTATATTAATCGGAGGAATTATCCATATAATGAAAAAACATTTTCTTAAAGGATTACTTATAAAGATAACCAGCGCAGTATCTGCCACGGTATTAGCATGTTCTGTATTTACCACAGATGCACACGCTGCCGCATATAACATAAACTATTCTGAAACAGGCACTGCTAATACTGAAGTTTCATGGCCTGATGCCCCGGAAGTTAATTCCAGCAGTTGTATTCTTGTTGATGCTGACACAGGCTCTATTCTATTCGAAAGAAACTCACATGAAAAATGTTATCCTGCCAGCACAACCAAAATTCTTACCGGTCTTCTTACCATTGAGAACTGCAATATGGATGATGTAGTAACATTTTCACAGGCCGCAGCCACTTCCATCAATATATATGAGGATGCTAATTTAGGTTGTAAGGTTGGAGAACAGTTTACTGTAAACCAGCTTCTCCATGGACTATTATTATACTCTGCCAATGAAATGGCCTATGCTCTCGGTGAGCATGTAGCCGGCTCCATAGACGCATTTGTTGATATGATGAATGCCAAGGCAAAAGAACTTGGTGCTTTGAATACACATTTTGCCAATGCAAGCGGATTATATAATACCAACCACTACACAACAGCATATGATATGGCAATGATTGCAAGAGGCTGTTATAATAATGCTTCTTTCGTAAGCATTGATTCTACTGCTGACGCATATGTAATTCCTGCAACTAACATGTCTGCACAGCGTACAATCAGACACAGACATAAGATGTTGAAAGGCCGTTCTTACTATTATGAATACTGTAAGGGTGGAAAGACAGGATATACTGATGAATCCCAGAACACACTTGTAACATTTGCAGAAAAAGATGGCATGCGTCTCATATGTGTTGTATTTAAGGAAGCAACAGATGATTTAAGATATACTGATACAAAAACGCTTTTTGACTGGGGCTTCTCTAATTTTCAGAAATCAACAACTACAGGAAGTCAGCTCGGAGCTATGTTTTCCAATGATAATTATTATAATTCAGCTGTTTTCTCGACACTTTCACTAAACTTCGGACTGAATGCTTCATTTATCACAATACCTAATAAAAGTTCATTATCAAATGTAACTATGACGGTTGATGATAATTATGACATGACCAATGAAAATGGTGTTATGACAACACATCTTAAGTTCCTGTACAATGATAATACTGTAGGCACAACTACACTTAATATATCTGCTGCCGGCACGGACACCGGAAGCCTGCTTCCTTATGTCAGTACAGATGTTTCTTCATCATATAAGCCTAAGACATGCATTAAAATCAATATCTGGGTAGTTGTTGGCATCGGTGCTGTTATATTATTCATTATTTATATAATTGAAGAACGTGCCAGAAGAAAACGTCAGAGAAGACATTACAACAGAAGAAGACGCAGATTATAACAAACAGAGGATTCGGAGCTATACCCTGAATCCTCTGTTTTCTATATTATCTGTCTGTGTCTCATTACTGATTCCGCCCCTAGAATATGTAAGACCTGAATATACTGTCTGTGTATTCTTCATCAGTGGTTCTGATGTATCCTGTTTACTGACTTCATAGAAAGATTCCCTTAAATTCTTCAGCAATCCCCTGACGCGTTTTAATTCTGCTTTGTTAAGATTTACTGATACAGATATAAGAGTTCTTTTTATATGATTATATATCACAAAAAGATTAGCAGACACTTCATATTGCATATCCAATCCACTTATCAGCTGGTCAATAACCTTACCAGACATATATATGTTATCCCTTATCTGCACTTCTTCATCCGATTCGCATGCATCTTCAAGATACCGGTCTGCTAAATCATACAGAATTACAACAAGCTGTGATGCAGTGGCTTGCGTAATCCTATATTGAAATGTTTTTATCAATTCCTTAGTCATACATTTCCTTTCCAATACGACTACTACAGCATTATTACTACATTTACTGTAATAACTGCAATACCTGTGAAGGTCTTTCATTAGCCTGTGCAAGTATTGATGTTGCAGCCTGTGTAAGAACCGTTTCTGATGTATATGTTGTCATTTCCTCTGCCATATCAGTATCTATCATAGTTGATAAAGACTTGGTGAGATTCTCGTTAGAAACATCAAGGTTATTAGTTGTATGATCAAATCTGTTCTCATATGCACCAAGCTTCGAACGTATTTCATTAGTCCTGGTAATAGCCTGGTCTACAGTTGATATAGCCTGTGATGCTGTATAATGAGTCATAACATTAAGATTATCTGTTCCTAATGTATATGTTGTAATTGCCGGTATATCAATAACAATAACCTGATCCTGATTAGCTCCTACATGTATGCTCATTGTACCAACATCTGTAACTTCCTGATTGATCGTTTTTGCTGTTCCTGCACCAGCAACAGACGAACCATTATTGTTGCTGTCATCAAAAATAGTTCCCACTGTATTCCCCGGAACATCCAAAGAAAAATTCTTATTATTAACATCTGTTACTGTTATAACAGTTCCTTTTGTAGAAACAATTGCTGAATTGGCAAATCCTACTCTGTCTCCATTATTATCAGTAGCAATCTCTGCCTTAACATCACTTCCTTCTACGAGAATTCCATCCTTTGCAGCAGCCTGTGGTATTCCAAGCATATTTGCAAGACTTGCATTATCACATGTTATATTCATTCTCTGGTCACTTCCGTACTGATTAGTCATAATAACAAGTGTCGAACCCGCATAACTGGCTGTTGGCTCATAGCCTGCATATTCTGTTCCATTAGCTGCTGTATCATTATTAAGGCTTGCTGTTGCAAATGCAGAGCCACCTGTAATATTAACACCATCAATTATTTTTCCCATTACTACATCCAGAGTATCCCCCTCTGTAATGTTAATACTGTAACCGTTAATCTTTATTACACCTGCCTCATCAGCTGCAATAGGAGTTGTAGCTGACATGCTGATAGTACCTGTACCTACTGCGATAGCCTGTCTGGCATCCTCTGTAACTGTAATTCCATATATGCCTGCTGTATAATTATCAGATACTGAAAGCTGATTAACTCCCTGCAGGTCTGAATATACTCTTCTTGAAAGATTACCGTTAATAAGAGACTGTGTATTAAATTCTGTCTGTTCTGATATTCTGTCTATCTCTTTATTAATCTGGTTTATCTCTTTCTGGATAGCTTCTCTTTCATCATCTGAATTAACATCATTAGCTGCCTGTACACTAAGCTCCTTTAATCTTGTAAGCATACTCTGGATTTCATTGATTGCACCTTCTGCTGTACTTATAACAGAAACTCCATCCTTAGCATTATTCCCAGCCTGATCAAGACCTTTTATCTGAGCTCTCATTTTCTCAGATATTGCACAGCCTGCGGCATCATCCTTAGAACCGTTTATCTTGTATCCTGATGATAATCTCTGTATTGATGTTGACAGATTATTCTGTGATTTCTGTAATGCATTATTGGCAACAATCGCTGCCACATTAGTTCCTATTCTCATATCTTAACCTTTCTGTCTGTCTAATTTACCTGTTCATGCTCTATATATCGGATTTTCTGTGCAAATCTTTAGCCTGCAAGCTGTTTTACAATCTGTGCTGCAATTTCATACAGCTTATCTGTTGCCACACTATCCGCCGCTGCCTCATAAGTCACATATGGCACATCTGACGATTTTGTAGTGTTTACAGACACATTTGTAAAGCCAAATACTTCTTTTAAGGATTCTTCCATATCATCAAGAAGCTGGATTCCTTCATCTGAAACTGCTGTGTCACTGACAATGTACATACCAAGACTTTCTCTGTCAGCCTTAGCCTCAACAGAAACTTTTCCTAATACGCTGCTTAGCATGTTTACAGATATACGACCTTTATTGTCGTCATCCTGAACCAATGTAAGCTTCAGCATGCCTGTACTTCCTGAGTCTGTTATATATGGTATTCTGTAATCATGCCTTAATGCCAGATTCTTAATATATCCGATTGTTCTGTCTTTAAGTCTTAAATCCAGAAATCCCTCGTAATTGACATCTATCTGTGTATCAAGGTCTCCTGCTTTGGAAAGAACCTCCTGAAGTTCTTCCTCTGTCTCATCTTTCATTTCTTCATACATAAGTGACAGTTTTTCTTTATGTCCGATTTTTTCAATCGAATCCCTTGCATAATCACGTGTTGTCTTAACACCTCTGATATCCGGGAACTGTCCGGATTCTAAAAATGCTTTCACAGCCTGTATGTTACCACTGTTTATTTCTGTATCTGCATTTCTTATCTGCCTCAATATATCAGCTCCTGCCTGCACTGCTGCCTGCTGTTCCTTAAGATATTCCTCATAATATTGTTCCTCGGCTGCCGCATCGAAGTTATCCTCTAACTGTTCAATAAACATTTCAACTGACTGCTCTCCGATTCCGGATGAGTTATCCACATTCTTTAATGTATTCGGGGTAACTAATCCACCATTTGCCATAAATAATGCACTGTAATAGTTAGCAATTCCGCTTACCTCTGCCATTCCTGTATTCTCATCAATAACAGCGTCCATGTCATAATGCTTTCTTGAATTATATGCAGTCATAAGATTATTCATAGTGACCTCAGCTCCCTGCTTAATCAGCGCACCTGCTGCCACTCCGGCATCTCTGGTGAATATATTCATCATCTGGTATATTCCTATAAACTGCTTTCTCTGCTCTTTAGTAATACCATTGGTACGGTCAAGCTTATAAAGAAACTTTGAAAACTTCTCCTCATTATCTTTAGATGCTTTATCATTAGCCTCTGTAAGATATTCGTTTACTTCCTCAATTGAAGCATTCATTGGATTTACTCCGTCTTTTATCATATTAAGAACTGTCTCTGGTTTCATATTCTTAATAAGATTATTAATCATTGCATTAACAGATTTGACTGTCTCTACATTTTCCTTTGTCATATCCATGTTATTAGCAGCCAGTATCTTTATTGCTTCCTTGTCCTCATCAGTTCCCTCAAGTCCAAGCTCCTTAATAATATCATCCGCACTTCCCTGTACTGCCTTCTTTAATGAATCACCCAAATCGCCTCTTATCTGAGTTCCGACTGCCTCATAAGTTTCATTCATCTTGTCAAACATACTGGCAAATACACGCGCAGGATTTCTTACTATCTCATTCAATGTCTTTCTTGCTTCAAGAACATCTGTATATGCAATCTGCGCTTCTTCATACATTCCATCCGCCTGTTCATATTCCATAAGCATTAAATTAAGCTCATCTATCGGAGTTGTAAGAATAGAAATGTTATTCTTGACTA includes the following:
- the fliD gene encoding flagellar filament capping protein FliD; protein product: MRITSQMLAANQLKAGIEPSSKTLLDYIQNDDNDSLTSLLSKKTDTSTSSLTKKLQKDAYKNIKDDADSVTENAAKFTDEKSTLFADAERTGDYSAIYADIKSVVDSYNKLYNTLGKTSSSINTMCSNLLKEAVKENSETLSAVGIALKDDGSLSIDENKLKAADTDTLKKAFGTSSEFAKRLGIIGSNVSSLAKANINYVTNSYTSSGAASNSSDDLYSLMTSKFNSRG
- a CDS encoding PTS ascorbate transporter subunit IIC, whose translation is MADSGKKQVPLRLSAKLYDAIAAWAEDDFRSVNGQIEYLLTECVRQRKKNGAPVPHELDVPPELDIR
- a CDS encoding SPFH domain-containing protein, coding for MEEKVLKKSKNGLAMVTLFILFYAAAIAAIIVGSVMVEQAETKAGWIVLIVAGGVYAAIGWIFFIGLKVLKPQEALVLTLFGKYVGTIKEAGFYFVNPFCVAVNPAASTKLNQSGDVTGDGNKLDLASMAGVAGMAIAAGNNSQSANKKISLKIMTLSNSRQKINDCLGNPVEIGIAVMWKVTDTAKAVFNVDNYKEYLSLQCDSALRNIVRMYPYDVAENVDTTGDGIADEGSLRGSSEVVAERIRKEIQGKVADAGLEIIEARITYLAYAPEIAAVMLQRQQASAIVDARKMIVDGAVGMVEMALERLSEKQVIELDEERKAAMVSNLLVVLCGNKDAQPVVNSGSLY
- a CDS encoding AI-2E family transporter; translation: MKLKKFEQQPKHVDNIPIEAINLDSEHEQPPKPDKAVGKNVFQPNSKYFTIVIYGLLFVLGAILIYKFIGNWPATVKSLGNIFHILSPFLIGAMIALVLYPFIKTLYNRFFMGVCHIKSRKAAKMLSILVAYLIAVGAFAILIGFVVPQIYKSITEIANQAPVWYENIRNWFTEFEDKHANSSIDYNFINQKIEDALPKLVDYMTDALTNMVPYILNTSMAILSGVLNLVIAIIVSIYMISDNKNIFYHFKRFLYAVLPKKTADNTRIICKNCASIFINYIIGKSFDSIIVMIICFIIMLILKLPYAVLISVIVGITNMIPYFGPYIGGVIGGVIIVIASPIKLIIFVIMIVCIQQVDGLLIGPRIIGSTTGLKPVWVVFSITVGGALFGVIGMFLGVPVFAVLSYLLNITVQHFLDKRKVTVQPYDSPDDL
- the trmB gene encoding tRNA (guanosine(46)-N7)-methyltransferase TrmB, producing the protein MRLRNVPGAREVMIENEYVFTEPEGMKGTWSQVFGNDNPIRIEIGMGKGTFITTLAANNPDINYVGIEKYSSVLLRAVEKQDELQLPNLRFIRMDAEAICEVFGEGEVDRIYLNFSDPWPKDRHAKRRLTSRQFMARYDVILKPDGQVEFKTDNKDLFDFSLEEIKEAGWELPVVTFDLHNDSVLNEGNVMTEYETRFSQMGNPICKLVAVRNH
- a CDS encoding D-alanyl-D-alanine carboxypeptidase family protein, whose product is MKKHFLKGLLIKITSAVSATVLACSVFTTDAHAAAYNINYSETGTANTEVSWPDAPEVNSSSCILVDADTGSILFERNSHEKCYPASTTKILTGLLTIENCNMDDVVTFSQAAATSINIYEDANLGCKVGEQFTVNQLLHGLLLYSANEMAYALGEHVAGSIDAFVDMMNAKAKELGALNTHFANASGLYNTNHYTTAYDMAMIARGCYNNASFVSIDSTADAYVIPATNMSAQRTIRHRHKMLKGRSYYYEYCKGGKTGYTDESQNTLVTFAEKDGMRLICVVFKEATDDLRYTDTKTLFDWGFSNFQKSTTTGSQLGAMFSNDNYYNSAVFSTLSLNFGLNASFITIPNKSSLSNVTMTVDDNYDMTNENGVMTTHLKFLYNDNTVGTTTLNISAAGTDTGSLLPYVSTDVSSSYKPKTCIKINIWVVVGIGAVILFIIYIIEERARRKRQRRHYNRRRRRL
- a CDS encoding flagellar export chaperone FliS gives rise to the protein MTKELIKTFQYRITQATASQLVVILYDLADRYLEDACESDEEVQIRDNIYMSGKVIDQLISGLDMQYEVSANLFVIYNHIKRTLISVSVNLNKAELKRVRGLLKNLRESFYEVSKQDTSEPLMKNTQTVYSGLTYSRGGISNETQTDNIENRGFRV
- a CDS encoding flagellin N-terminal helical domain-containing protein; translation: MRIGTNVAAIVANNALQKSQNNLSTSIQRLSSGYKINGSKDDAAGCAISEKMRAQIKGLDQAGNNAKDGVSVISTAEGAINEIQSMLTRLKELSVQAANDVNSDDEREAIQKEINQINKEIDRISEQTEFNTQSLINGNLSRRVYSDLQGVNQLSVSDNYTAGIYGITVTEDARQAIAVGTGTISMSATTPIAADEAGVIKINGYSINITEGDTLDVVMGKIIDGVNITGGSAFATASLNNDTAANGTEYAGYEPTASYAGSTLVIMTNQYGSDQRMNITCDNASLANMLGIPQAAAKDGILVEGSDVKAEIATDNNGDRVGFANSAIVSTKGTVITVTDVNNKNFSLDVPGNTVGTIFDDSNNNGSSVAGAGTAKTINQEVTDVGTMSIHVGANQDQVIVIDIPAITTYTLGTDNLNVMTHYTASQAISTVDQAITRTNEIRSKLGAYENRFDHTTNNLDVSNENLTKSLSTMIDTDMAEEMTTYTSETVLTQAATSILAQANERPSQVLQLLQ
- a CDS encoding DUF6240 domain-containing protein encodes the protein MTYTVSGANFNKDVAAQGTSINYKENKAVKSEGVAGSFAGVVISGSVTAATDNTYEGLLKEADDVKSQIMASASSAKISLKALMMKLSGADAVKLDEDGFNLTDATPDDMVNIIEKIKIELAMHSDDYVNYGTAVSKDKIESVTGSAATAASVESRMQGADIAVNDESVAEVKSTLEKSKELKPLSENTKNYMVANGIEPSIAGIYQAQAATSSSISADGVTIGRCVNAISDADFEALRPGIEKIIASSGLEVNDNTLADARAFIDAQIPVTKENLEYKAQLDAIDIEKIQADPDEMLNKILDNMKLGGKAENTLVTGSPIDDIRTALDTINRAEYSDVANVVSKGETFTIASLKLEMDARSFRIEYSAASVSTGNSEVRNQASDVQQAADKAYDTLVTARVLMSANASVYLVKNNISILTTPIDELNLMLMEYEQADGMYEEAQIAYTDVLEARKTLNEIVRNPARVFASMFDKMNETYEAVGTQIRGDLGDSLKKAVQGSADDIIKELGLEGTDEDKEAIKILAANNMDMTKENVETVKSVNAMINNLIKNMKPETVLNMIKDGVNPMNASIEEVNEYLTEANDKASKDNEEKFSKFLYKLDRTNGITKEQRKQFIGIYQMMNIFTRDAGVAAGALIKQGAEVTMNNLMTAYNSRKHYDMDAVIDENTGMAEVSGIANYYSALFMANGGLVTPNTLKNVDNSSGIGEQSVEMFIEQLEDNFDAAAEEQYYEEYLKEQQAAVQAGADILRQIRNADTEINSGNIQAVKAFLESGQFPDIRGVKTTRDYARDSIEKIGHKEKLSLMYEEMKDETEEELQEVLSKAGDLDTQIDVNYEGFLDLRLKDRTIGYIKNLALRHDYRIPYITDSGSTGMLKLTLVQDDDNKGRISVNMLSSVLGKVSVEAKADRESLGMYIVSDTAVSDEGIQLLDDMEESLKEVFGFTNVSVNTTKSSDVPYVTYEAAADSVATDKLYEIAAQIVKQLAG